Proteins co-encoded in one uncultured Draconibacterium sp. genomic window:
- a CDS encoding DUF6624 domain-containing protein: MKKLITILVMLISVQIAFAQNHLSKGDSLKGEGLLMPALTEYATAMMQNPTSENSYRLASTTALLWTSQMRDTSFYFLNYALQNDSTLDVLYDPDFLSLIEDPRWKHIEDLQLGKYEVRNGAIKNKSFARALSRMIIKDQGFMYAGNIERRKYMQNGGYFSTPAIFPVLAREEDNLKENERELLDLLDKYGWPTPSLVTEFAAAGAALIINHSTYEIRKKYFPMLEEAFKKGEAQPLRYAKMRDRLLVEEGKEQIYGTQLKFEGNTRVPQPIEDPQNVDKRRAEIGLEPLSVYLKERFDIDWQLTQEK; the protein is encoded by the coding sequence ATGAAAAAATTAATCACAATTCTGGTAATGTTGATTTCCGTACAAATTGCATTTGCACAGAATCATTTGAGTAAAGGAGACAGTTTAAAAGGGGAAGGGCTTTTAATGCCGGCTTTAACGGAATATGCAACTGCAATGATGCAAAATCCAACAAGCGAAAATTCATATCGTTTGGCTTCTACAACAGCCTTGTTATGGACTTCTCAGATGAGAGATACTTCTTTTTATTTCCTGAATTATGCGCTACAAAACGATTCAACTCTCGATGTACTGTATGATCCTGATTTTTTAAGTCTTATTGAAGACCCACGATGGAAGCATATTGAAGATTTACAATTGGGAAAATATGAAGTGAGAAACGGCGCCATAAAAAATAAATCTTTTGCACGAGCGCTTTCCCGGATGATAATAAAAGACCAGGGGTTTATGTATGCAGGAAATATTGAGCGGAGAAAATACATGCAAAATGGAGGATATTTTAGTACACCGGCCATATTTCCTGTACTTGCGCGGGAAGAAGATAATTTAAAGGAAAATGAAAGAGAGCTGTTGGACCTTTTAGACAAATATGGCTGGCCAACACCGTCGTTAGTAACTGAATTTGCCGCTGCAGGAGCTGCATTAATTATCAATCATTCTACCTACGAAATCCGTAAAAAATATTTTCCAATGCTTGAAGAAGCCTTTAAAAAGGGAGAAGCACAGCCTTTGCGATACGCTAAAATGCGGGATAGGTTGTTGGTGGAAGAAGGAAAAGAGCAAATCTATGGAACCCAACTGAAATTTGAAGGAAATACACGCGTGCCTCAACCCATTGAAGATCCTCAAAATGTAGATAAGCGAAGAGCTGAAATTGGACTTGAGCCTTTAAGTGTATACCTGAAGGAAAGATTTGATATCGATTGGCAGCTGACTCAGGAAAAATAG
- a CDS encoding serine hydrolase, with protein MKCILKTIKIIFLIPVLLILAALILLSVKYSPTYVYRLITQNVADVYDYQKYENRVIKGSEDTFQFAKKLDETYVESLFQDRVLSSGFSSFDEWAEKSQTTALIFIRKDTILYEKYFNGFARDSYFHSQSMAKSFISFLIGAAIDDGLISSVNAPMTLYIPELKERNPDFEKITIKNLLEMRSGLKYFSGYFPGTHIHLPWHDEAIGYYHPNVRKLLLKKVDIAREPGKTFEYNNYNTSYLGLIVERATNKTVSKYLEEKLWSQIMTHDALFSIDSKKSGFEYMPSRLIARAVDYARFGRLFLNEGNWNGKQIISKDWVMKSTREDQSIPREIYPDWLGGDNCNHTYYSYQWWGNANCDSTFEFFANGNLGQQIYVIPDKEIIIVHCGNSLKYYGESDLMRAADCIKYYDFYKSILDNGVDETINQYHKKKKQHPGYQPFDEHFIMQKGYAYLDAGRVEDAKLLFALNIETYPDSWTVYNNMGEAYQKSGEPDSARIFYNKSLKIKPENNWATEKLEMLK; from the coding sequence ATGAAATGTATATTGAAAACAATAAAGATTATTTTTCTGATTCCGGTTTTGCTAATTCTGGCAGCTCTTATTCTACTTTCAGTCAAATATTCTCCAACCTACGTTTATCGTTTAATTACCCAGAATGTTGCCGATGTGTATGACTATCAAAAATATGAAAACCGTGTAATTAAAGGATCGGAAGATACTTTTCAATTTGCAAAGAAATTAGATGAAACATATGTCGAATCCTTGTTTCAGGACCGGGTTTTAAGTTCGGGATTTAGTTCGTTTGATGAATGGGCAGAAAAATCCCAAACCACAGCTTTAATTTTTATTCGAAAAGACACCATTTTGTACGAGAAGTATTTCAACGGATTTGCAAGAGATTCCTACTTTCACTCCCAATCAATGGCTAAATCCTTTATCTCGTTTTTAATTGGTGCAGCAATCGACGACGGGTTAATCTCGTCCGTGAACGCCCCTATGACCTTATATATTCCCGAACTAAAAGAACGCAATCCTGATTTTGAAAAGATAACTATTAAGAATTTGCTGGAAATGCGTTCGGGACTAAAGTATTTTTCCGGTTATTTTCCGGGCACACACATACATTTGCCGTGGCACGATGAAGCAATTGGCTACTACCATCCAAACGTGCGAAAACTACTACTTAAAAAGGTTGATATTGCACGCGAGCCGGGTAAAACATTTGAATATAATAATTATAACACCAGCTATTTGGGATTGATAGTTGAACGGGCAACAAATAAAACGGTATCGAAGTATCTTGAAGAAAAGCTTTGGTCGCAAATTATGACACATGATGCACTGTTTTCCATCGACAGCAAAAAGTCGGGATTTGAGTACATGCCCAGCCGCCTTATTGCACGAGCTGTAGACTATGCCCGGTTTGGTCGTCTTTTCTTAAACGAAGGAAACTGGAACGGTAAGCAAATCATTTCGAAAGATTGGGTAATGAAGTCTACCCGTGAGGATCAATCTATTCCGCGCGAAATTTACCCCGACTGGCTTGGTGGAGACAACTGCAATCACACCTACTATTCGTATCAGTGGTGGGGAAATGCAAACTGCGACTCAACATTTGAGTTTTTTGCTAACGGAAACCTGGGGCAACAAATTTATGTTATTCCCGACAAAGAAATAATTATCGTTCATTGCGGCAATTCGCTCAAATATTACGGCGAAAGTGATTTAATGCGTGCTGCTGATTGTATAAAGTATTACGATTTTTATAAATCTATACTCGACAATGGTGTAGACGAAACCATCAACCAATATCATAAAAAGAAAAAACAACATCCCGGTTATCAGCCTTTCGACGAGCACTTTATAATGCAAAAAGGTTATGCTTATCTTGATGCCGGAAGGGTAGAGGATGCCAAACTACTATTCGCATTGAATATTGAAACTTATCCGGATTCCTGGACGGTTTACAATAATATGGGAGAGGCTTATCAAAAAAGTGGCGAACCCGATTCTGCCCGGATATTTTATAACAAATCGCTGAAAATAAAACCGGAAAATAATTGGGCAACCGAGAAACTTGAGATGCTTAAATAA
- a CDS encoding tetratricopeptide repeat protein, translating to MNETFPMEKAIAVLPFVNMSGNEEMEYFSDGITEEIINALTGVQQLKVTSRTSSFFFKNKNIPVGQIAKELNVATILEGSVRLAAKTIRITAQLIHAEEDFHFWSETWDRKLDNIFEIQDEISLLIADKLREQYGHFEIQDHLVQKRTDNLKAYEYFLKARFHFNKWNPMDAKKAIELYEKAIEFDPKHADSYVGLSDAYSFFAVTELMPKEEAWQKSREYMDKAYALNPENAGVHYLLANYAFFYDANFQHALQHGLKSIKLKASHPEAQQFVSLLYLISGETAKAKEHLDVAHRIDPLSQETLFYRAFFQYRTANFSDALLLFDEILKNNPQNIPAYIVCSYCLLKSGQFNEAISFLENIPKEIVIHNERLGLLSLAYIYKNDAEKSEKYFNQLYEAAQNSKSFQAHSYLYLAYAVMNEPDKAFNWLEKAIKLKSSVLLLSYSDPLANPIKNDPRYEAYKNKLYNHQKIIAKNTIEKAPLLDAETADLYTNKLSQFIEEEQPFLIPNLSLRLLADQVEVHPNKLSWLLNERIGKNFNEFINFYRIEYFKQLVLDPKNNHISLIGLAYESGFNSKTAFNTYFKKATGMTPKEFLKQNQTF from the coding sequence ATGAACGAAACATTCCCGATGGAAAAAGCAATTGCCGTACTTCCGTTTGTGAACATGAGTGGAAACGAAGAAATGGAATATTTCAGCGATGGAATTACAGAGGAAATAATTAATGCGCTCACCGGAGTTCAACAGCTAAAAGTTACCTCACGGACTTCGTCTTTTTTCTTCAAAAACAAAAATATCCCTGTTGGGCAAATTGCCAAAGAATTAAATGTTGCAACCATTTTAGAAGGAAGTGTGCGGCTGGCGGCTAAAACCATTCGGATTACAGCACAGCTGATTCATGCTGAAGAAGATTTTCATTTTTGGTCGGAAACCTGGGATCGCAAACTGGATAATATTTTTGAAATTCAGGATGAAATTAGTTTGTTAATTGCTGATAAGCTGCGCGAGCAATACGGCCACTTCGAGATTCAGGATCATTTGGTTCAAAAGAGAACAGACAATTTAAAAGCTTATGAGTATTTTCTGAAAGCCCGTTTTCATTTTAATAAATGGAATCCGATGGATGCAAAAAAGGCGATTGAATTGTATGAAAAAGCGATTGAATTTGATCCTAAACATGCTGATTCGTATGTTGGTTTGTCGGATGCTTACAGCTTTTTTGCGGTTACCGAGTTGATGCCAAAAGAAGAAGCCTGGCAAAAATCACGCGAATACATGGACAAAGCTTACGCGTTGAATCCGGAAAATGCAGGGGTACATTATTTACTGGCCAATTATGCTTTCTTTTACGACGCTAATTTTCAGCATGCACTTCAGCACGGACTAAAATCGATTAAATTAAAAGCCAGTCATCCCGAGGCACAACAATTTGTTTCGTTGTTGTATCTAATATCCGGTGAAACTGCAAAAGCCAAGGAGCATTTGGATGTTGCCCACCGAATTGATCCTTTATCGCAGGAAACCTTATTTTACCGTGCATTTTTTCAGTATCGCACGGCAAACTTTTCAGATGCCTTATTACTATTTGATGAAATTCTAAAAAATAATCCGCAAAATATTCCGGCATACATTGTTTGTAGTTATTGCCTCTTAAAGTCAGGACAATTCAATGAGGCTATTTCCTTTCTTGAAAATATTCCAAAAGAAATAGTCATTCATAATGAACGTTTGGGGTTATTGAGTTTGGCGTACATTTATAAAAATGATGCTGAAAAATCTGAAAAATATTTCAATCAGCTATATGAGGCCGCGCAAAATTCCAAATCATTTCAGGCCCATTCGTACTTGTACCTGGCATACGCAGTAATGAATGAACCCGACAAAGCTTTTAATTGGTTAGAGAAGGCAATCAAACTAAAATCGTCGGTACTTCTTTTAAGTTATTCCGATCCGCTTGCCAATCCAATAAAAAATGATCCGCGCTACGAAGCCTATAAAAACAAACTATACAATCATCAAAAGATTATAGCAAAAAATACGATTGAAAAAGCCCCTTTATTGGATGCAGAAACGGCGGATTTATATACCAATAAATTATCTCAGTTTATAGAAGAAGAACAGCCGTTTTTAATTCCAAACCTGTCTCTTCGTTTATTGGCCGACCAGGTGGAGGTTCATCCAAATAAATTGTCGTGGCTGCTTAACGAACGTATCGGGAAGAATTTTAACGAATTCATTAATTTTTATAGAATTGAATATTTTAAACAGCTGGTACTCGATCCTAAAAACAATCATATTTCATTGATCGGGCTGGCCTATGAAAGTGGCTTTAATTCGAAAACCGCTTTCAATACTTATTTTAAAAAGGCAACGGGGATGACTCCGAAGGAATTTTTAAAACAAAATCAAACTTTTTAG